The Drosophila sechellia strain sech25 chromosome 2R, ASM438219v1, whole genome shotgun sequence nucleotide sequence TGTCTTCGAAGGTGGTAACGATAGGTGTTTGTTTGGCTTGATCTGGTTGTGatcatctttttttttcagaTTTGTGTTTTCTTACGGACTGATCCTCTGACTGATCTTGAGCGTCGCCGGCCATCTCCCTTTGCTGATCAGCCAGGCCAACCTCCGGCGTGGTCGTGGAGCTCAAGGAGCAACTATCGCTGCTGCTCTCCATGCTCTTGGGGTTAATAAGTACCGCTGGTAAGGGGTTAATCACGGGCGTGGCACTGCCAAATGTGGCCGAACGCCAAATGGTGCTGCAAAAGCCGCTAATGATGTTGCCGCtgtgattattgttgttgttgctgcggctgctgctgctggggggAGGGcttatgttgctgctgttgctgttactgctgctgctgctgctgctgctgctgtgttgtctgctgttgctgccgctgctgtgtTGCCTCGTGTTGCTGCTACCATTACCATTCAGTTGTAAGCTCGGATTGTgattgttgccgttgttgttgctgcgatCTGTGGCACTGCTGACGGCCGTGCTGTGCgtttggctgctgctgccgctggcaccgctgttgctgctgaaaCTGGCGCTGCCGctaatgctgctgctgccgctgggcGGGCACAGCAGCTCGATGCTGCCGCCGGCGCCAgcactgttgctgctgctgccaccgccattgttgccgctgccgctgctgctgctgccggtgCCACTGGTGCCGCCGACCTCCATGACGCCCGTCTCGGCGGAGCTGGCAAACATACCCGGTTCTTATCTGGGAACACTGTTGCCTCTGCCGATTCAATTAACTCTTCAGcactctccctctctctctctttatTTTCACAGCTGGCGCCGTGTGAACGCTCGATTAAATTATTCACAAATTGCGTCTTCAATACGTTGCTCCCGGCTTTTCAGCGTTGCGGCAGCGCTCCTCCTCTGcttatttttggcttttgagttttattatttttaaatcactTACTGCAACAGGAACTGGTTGATTTGTCCGAAAATAAAACCCAAACGGCATCGTTTTGCACGTGAAAAATAGAACAACAGTGGCATTTAATACGAGACTCTCGACACAAAACAGAGTTGAGGACATCAAGGTTGCGGTTGggctttaattgaaatgcgCACCCAACTTTAAGCTCTTTTGGGCTGGCCGGAGCCCCACCACCGccccaaccacccaccgcccacttggTGGCATTCAACTTAAATGATAAGTCATCAAAGGCAATTTAAAAAAGGCAATCGATCGAACGTGTGACGAATTTGAGCGAAGCGCGAACAAGAAATAAGTGTGggtataaataataatgacaATTACAATGGATTCAACTGATAACCAAAAGAAGTGCCTATAAAACTGGGcatattcattattttaaagGGTTTCGTTAATTTTGGAAATAGGTGCTAAATAAGACACCAAagtttgtttaaaattaaattatattgccTATGAAGAAGGAGTATAAATAGGTCGCATATAAATATACTAAGATATACACCTATTTAGGTTAACAATACAAATTCCTTTCATTGTCAGAAGTACTGCAAATGGAACAACAATTACAGAAGCGCTATGAACACAATACAAGTCGGTTATAAAATTGCTGTTTCCACAATTGTAAACGACATTCATATGTATGAGATTCAAATAAAGCGATTGAAGGTCCAATAAATTATTGATTGCAACACGTACATATTCGGCTAAATAAATACATAGGAATATTCATATGCTCATATTCAATTAGACCACTAAAGGATGACCAACTACTATCAATTTGTGACAAAAACACTTAAATTGAACTGAATTAAATCAGGCTGAAGTATTGTATCTCAGATATGCAGTGGTTTTGCGAAAATCAGTGGAATGTATAGGCTTATATAAAAtactttatatttaatttgtgcGACATTCATtcgaatttgaatttattatatttcttattGACCAAGGTTATGGCACAGAAGTACTCTGAAAATATGTGGTTAAGAGGTTTAACACGCCCCCCctctttttgttttaaccacagTTTTGTATCTCATCCAAGGCGCCGTATCTTTTGCACGTACTTATGCAAATTCAAGTGCAGCTACGACCCCAAATAGTTTCGACTCAATTCGCTTCAAGTGATGGCAGCGACAAGTGCAAGGCATTTCGCTTGATTGCTGCGTTTTGCatagtttattatttatttgatcaTGCAacacatggcgtatacgtaatcaAGCTGAAACAGCTGACGGAAAAAAGAGGAGCAGAACAAAAAAAACGGGGTGGAAATGCGGGCGGTTGGTGCGTGTggaaaaaagtaaacaaattacaaattcCCAGTCGGGCATTTACTTTCCAAGTGACCtcgagcaaaaaaaaaaaaaaaaataaaaataaacaagaaaagAGGAATAATGCATCTATAATATTTGTTCGTGTCTGTATCGTTTGTTATGTATATAGGGAGCCCACATGACAACAAATCTGGGCTGCATTTTATATAAGCCATGGCCGGGTCAGCTGGCCCACAAAAAGTTGAGAGTTGATAGCACTGACAGACAAGCGCGCTTCCGTTCTATATATTCGAGGTATATGGTATACAAgctttgtatatatgtacatgcatgTAAGCAAGGTCAGCGCATTGCGAAAACTGGGTCAGCATCCAAATCGGGTTGCACTCAATATGTCTTTTTTGTCGATAAATATAGAATTCATAAGGGGTAAGCACAAGAAAGCATTCGCAGCACAAGGCGGTCTTTAAAAACAGTCGAAAGAAAACTCTAAAGCTGGCAAACAATATACACACAAGACACAAAACAACAGCTGATAACACGCTGGTGGGGAAAATCCAGGCGGAAAAGCCCAAAACAACTGGAACAGCCAATTTGCACATCACAAAACACACTTTCAGTAACTTCGCCAGCAAATTTTGCACACATTTTCGCCCTaccatttgtttatattttcagCTAGGCTTGCGTGAAATAGATTTTCTTTCGATTTTTCCTCAGCTGCGAGGAAAAACCGTGTAAATGCAGAAACGCGAGACACGAAAAGCGAACGAGAGCTGCACTTTTCGCGAGACAACATCGATGACAACAGAGCGCCGAATGAGAACTGAGTGGAGAATCGAGAACGCTACGCGGCCGAAGCTCCAGAAACAGCTGTCCCACCAGcactctccctctctctttgTTGCTCTCTCAGAAATGCAACGAGGGGGCGGGGCAATGCACCCACACAAAGGCCGTCAACACAAAAAGCCAGCTAAATTGTCTCAATGAGAGCGAGTCTTCAGGCGAAAGAGAGAGTGCAAGTAAGAGTAAGCAAAAGCAAAGAACTTTAGATGCCCTTGCCCGCCTACTTGAACCTTAAGGCAGGGTCAATCGAAAAACGAGCCGAAATCCATGCAAAATCTACGTTTTTTAGTTGGGAAATAAACAACAAAGTAATACTCCTTCAACAGAAGGTTGGTTTCTTCAATTAACAACAAGACACAAAATACGAACAAAATATATCGACCAAACCaaattaaaatatcatttaatatgaaatataaagGATATGATCTTATATGATTATGATCtaataagtttttatttttctcaatATCTGTTAACGAAAAATTGtatactatttatttataaaaaatttaatttaatttcttgaAATCAAACGACTAGAAACACTTCGATTTCTAAAAGAGACACTAGGCAACTAACATAATGGTATATAGGGTATTGGCATTCCCAATCGAAACTATAAATCCCATGAAACAAACTGTCTCTCATTTCCTTGGATTCCTCCCCATTCTCTGCGATTTCGTAAATCTGCAAGGGTTGCAATGCTGCCAGACTTTGTGGCAATGCTCGGTCAGCTGTTTATCGGGCAATCTGTTTACTTTCGTTTGTTATTGGCTTTTGGGGTTTGGTTCTAGATAAGTAAAGTACTTAATGCCGAATACCAAGAATGGACAGTAAGTAAGCcccaaaataaataagcaattCGGTGCGATTAAAGTATAGGAGAACGTAATTAAAATGAGTCTTCGTTTCCATTTTCGCTCTCTTCTTGCCCAGCAATTAAGATTTTTTGTGCACAGGAAGAAATTTGTTttggaaatatttgaaaaaaaggCTACTATTTCAGTTAGCTTtagctttttatatttttttttttggagtaactaattctatttattaagatttcaaaaggaatcgttcagtaattcctctgaacttaacctaatgtgtgataaagataaatgagaccaagtggtatcttaattataaagtacaaaagaaaatgtaatatgttatgttatcctccgggtaaggagatcgctggggtgtaccctcttcagtcttcggagagagatgggatcagctaggatagttgctagtcggttcgggtgggccataagcctgtcggcataacggctgctgtggaaattaatctgatccccaagaagggtaactttcagatctctttcttTTTATAAGAATACTAAAACGTAGAAGATTGTCTTTCAGTGTCTAAGGAATTGGCAAATTCCGTTCATGAGCTGCTTTACTGTTTGCTTATTTACTTTGTGCTGCACTTGGCGAAGAATTTCCAATTTGTCAGAAGTCCTCACTTTGCAACTGGTCATTACTCGAGATTGCTGGCAAGGTggggggtttttttttttttgggggggggggggggctaATACTTGGAGGTGTGTTGTCAGCGAGTTTATTGCACTCTTGTCGCAAGACAAACATATAACTTTCGAGGGAGGGTGAGACATTAGCCACTTACACTTTTAAGGACTGGGCAAACTCCCCGTCGCTCCGACGAAGGCGATGACTCCTGCGTTCTTCTTCTCCATATTCCTTATTCCTGACTTCAAACGAAGGACAAAGAACCCGCcttgccataaaaataaacgaGATGCAGTCTATTTTATTGGTGGGTTTGCGGCAGACGGGAAAATTGAAGGGGCTGACTAACTGTCTGGACGGGCAAACAAACGAAAGAGCAACAGCGCGCCTTGAGCTCGGAAAAATCAGGGAAGGAAACCCCCTTTCAGCTAACAAAGCCAAATAATATTCCTTCACTTCCTTACATTTGGAAttctaaatatttacaaaagcTTTAAGAACGTCATCGCTTTAAAGGTCATATAAAAGGTCATCAAAATGGAtggattttattttgtaactaactaactaacttaCTGGAATCTAAAGCACTAATTTAGCAAATATCTATGCTTGATATATGGAGGAAGAAACGTATTTTATTGCTTCCCTGCTGATTTCTTATCGGCCACTTGAAAGACTTTTGAGATTTCAGGGTTCTCGACGTAAAAGAATTAAAACTAAACAAGGAAATGAAATCTGAAATGGTGGAGGTCATAAACCCCCTTTATAAAACGTCacaaaggaaacaaaattGAAGGAAAAAGCAAACCAATTGATACGAAATCGATTATTTGTTATAACAATACgatattaaaattttcaacaagaaatgtgaaatattaaaaaagttctatgaaaaagcaataaataataagaaaGTACTGCAAAAActattataaatatgtactTTATAAGCAACAACCGAGCAAAGATTGAGATGTTTAAGATTTAGTATTAGATTTATACCAAATAGAGTACATAGGAAAATCTGTCAAGATTTTGGGATCAAATTGTACAGCGAAAAATTCCCACAAAAACAACTGAGCGGTGAGACTTTACGATCGGATCGTAAACCTGCTGGATTACTTACATCGAATCGATGATGATTGCGTCCCGAATTGGTCATTTTACGTGTGGATATATCCAGAGATCCAGATCCGAATCCAGAAATGCAGTTTGCTCCCCCggcgtttttcttttttcctttcCCTTTCGCTCGCTCCTCGGTGCCTCCTCTCCCACGCTTTTCGATATTCTTTGTTGTTTCGCTCTCCTTGTGCAAGCGAACTTTTgagtgcaagtgtgtgtgtgtgggagcgAGCAGGAAATTATGCGTCGTCTGCTATTGTTGttcttcttcctcttcctccTTCTCGTTCTTCGCTCTGCTCAGTCCaccgtttgtttgtttgttcttgttgtttttgctgctgctggtagtTCTTTGTTCTGATTGCGTTGTAATTGTTGATTGCACTCCAGCGACgtagttgctgttgttgtaatGGTTCTATCagtagttattattattattattgcgtAGAGAGTAATGATATCGGTGTTTTCTGTTATTGATGTTTTATAGTTATTATGATTATGTTTTGCCTACATCACAAGAGATCTCAGTAAACTGCATTTGGTGCAGCTACTCCGCTATTggcattataaaaacaaaaaacaacggCAAATCAACGACTCGCTGCGTAATGCGTAAATACGTTTTTCCCGTTCTTGCATCTTTTTCTCTGTTGCCTTTGTGCGAGTATTCGCTTGCCCGTTCACCGCGATCTTCTAGTTCTAGTTTTTGCCTGCTTTTTCCCCGTTTTTATGTAATTTGTATTGCAATATTGCACTACCGACGAAAGGAGAGagcacaaaaacacaaaaaatattaTGTGTGACCGTTCGACGCATGCAAAAACTGGCACAGATGTCAGAGCAATCAGCCGTTAGTGTGACCGCATTTTAGTTTTAAAACTGTTTAATTTCAAGGTAGTTTGCTTGTCAGAAGATTTAATACCCCTCTAAAAGCtagaataaattatttatcttTCCCTGAGACTACTAAAATTGCAGTGGAACCTGTTTAGTGAACTGGTTCCACACATATTTTCACTAGTCTGGCAGCTCTATCAGCTGTTCACAAGATTTTATAATTCTGCACGCCgcttattttgtgtttttcctGATCTATTGCTTGTGATATTGACGAAAATATTAATCAAGATGTGGCCAATTGTAATGGCTCTGATAAGGCGTAACGCCGTTTACATCACTTTGCCCATAGCCGGCGTTGTGGGTTTTATTGGCTATAACATCGAGAGCTGGATATCTGACAAATACACCCCATACAGTCGTGAGTTTTTGAATTGCGAAATGGAATTTCATTGCTAAATAAAGTAACATATGTATCTTAAATCTCCAACAGCATCCATACAAGAGTTGCGCGCTAAACGGTTGACAGAAGAAAGTTTGAATACAGATGCCGCTAATGTGGAGAAATTACGACTGAGTAGTCCCGTACTGGAACGCAACCTCTCTCCGTCGCTGCAGCCCAAGGCCTAGGAGACATGCAATGATTTGTTATCAAAATTAGGTAGTTgttatcaataaaaaaaaaagatacgCCAAAAAGAATTACATGAACATATAGTTTCATCCCTTGCGGGGATCGAACCCGCGACCTTTGGATTAGAAGTCCAACGCGCTATCCTCTGCGCCAAAGGGACAGGTGGTGGACGGCATTCCAATGACTCATACGAACTAAGGGGAGTTCTAGCAGTTGCAAAACGGATAAAACagttttcattcattttttattatttcaaaagtaCATTAAATAATCCATCGATGCATTGTTAAAGAATTAAGAACATCTCTTGTTCTCGATGTAGAACATTTACGGATTTAACTTCTCGCCAGCCGGTTCTCTATCATAGCCTCGGTGGCGCAGTTGGCAGCGCGTAAGTCTCATAATCTTAAGGTCGTGAGTTCGAGCCTCACCCG carries:
- the LOC6608692 gene encoding small integral membrane protein 12-A — encoded protein: MWPIVMALIRRNAVYITLPIAGVVGFIGYNIESWISDKYTPYSPSIQELRAKRLTEESLNTDAANVEKLRLSSPVLERNLSPSLQPKA